Proteins found in one Candidatus Bathyanammoxibius amoris genomic segment:
- the yacG gene encoding DNA gyrase inhibitor YacG produces MIPKIECRYCGKELVYTSTSELPFFPFCSERCKLIDLGKWVEEEHKIEEPLSPDRAEETDGSEGG; encoded by the coding sequence ATGATACCCAAGATAGAGTGTCGATACTGTGGTAAGGAATTGGTCTATACGTCAACAAGTGAACTCCCCTTCTTCCCCTTCTGCTCCGAGCGTTGCAAGCTTATAGACCTGGGTAAGTGGGTAGAGGAAGAGCATAAGATAGAAGAGCCTCTGTCGCCGGATAGAGCGGAAGAGACAGATGGATCCGAAGGCGGATAA
- a CDS encoding nucleotide exchange factor GrpE: MVKEKKKRREEMMAGQTEASEVQGAETAPEAETAKLSEKEYSELKKKAGERDEYMNMLLRAKADLQNYQKRARKDIEIQNRLAVQDVMRAILPVLDNLSRAVKSAENSDKGSKGSLEEFLQGVELIQDQLIKVLDGFGVRPIHGQQGQAFNPELHEAVMEMEDNEFPHHTVLEEVEQGFFLNDNVLRPAKVKVSKRTAAEAGKSTAETEEPAGEAGEGPKKSPGAPPGDSRGMDTGPEMGEEEPVV; this comes from the coding sequence ATGGTAAAAGAAAAGAAGAAAAGAAGAGAAGAGATGATGGCCGGGCAAACAGAGGCATCCGAAGTTCAAGGGGCGGAAACGGCTCCCGAAGCTGAGACAGCAAAGCTCTCAGAGAAGGAATATTCTGAGCTCAAGAAAAAGGCCGGGGAGAGAGACGAATACATGAACATGCTCCTCAGGGCAAAGGCAGACCTGCAAAATTATCAAAAGCGGGCGAGAAAAGACATCGAAATACAAAACCGTTTAGCGGTTCAAGACGTGATGCGCGCCATTTTACCCGTCCTGGACAATCTTTCAAGGGCCGTGAAGTCTGCGGAAAATTCTGACAAAGGGTCAAAAGGGTCATTGGAAGAATTCCTTCAGGGCGTGGAACTCATCCAGGACCAGTTAATCAAGGTTCTTGACGGTTTCGGGGTCAGGCCCATACACGGACAACAGGGCCAGGCGTTTAACCCCGAGTTACACGAGGCTGTCATGGAGATGGAAGACAACGAGTTTCCCCACCACACCGTTCTTGAGGAGGTCGAGCAGGGTTTCTTTTTGAATGACAACGTTCTGAGGCCGGCAAAGGTTAAGGTCTCTAAAAGGACTGCTGCAGAGGCCGGGAAAAGTACGGCAGAAACAGAAGAGCCTGCGGGAGAAGCCGGTGAGGGCCCAAAAAAATCTCCAGGTGCGCCCCCCGGAGACTCGCGGGGGATGGATACCGGTCCCGAGATGGGCGAAGAAGAGCCTGTCGTGTGA
- the dnaJ gene encoding molecular chaperone DnaJ, with the protein MARVSQEDFYSILDVDKKASQEDIKKAYRKMALKYHPDRNPGNKDAEANFKKAAEAYEILGDTDKRARYDRYGRAGIKGAEAHFTSFDEIFEHFSDVFGGGNIFEDFFGARAQSRTAPRRGASLRVDVEIDLREAATGVEKTIALNRREPCDTCKGTGLKPGTSLRVCSQCGGKGEVQQSQGFFVLRTACSKCGGQGKIIEHPCPICHGNARVAKRHHIKVQVPPGIESGVRLRVAGQGEPGENGAPSGDLYCDIHIKPHPIFERQGSDIVCELPVSFTQAALGCEVDVPTLKGTVIKVKIPVGTQYGDVIPVRGEGLPSMRGWGKGQLLVRVVVETPVKLTERQEELLREFASMENKSLSPKQKSFLRKVKEYFR; encoded by the coding sequence ATGGCCCGGGTGAGCCAAGAAGATTTTTACAGTATCCTGGACGTAGACAAAAAGGCCTCGCAGGAAGACATAAAAAAGGCCTACCGGAAGATGGCCCTGAAATACCATCCGGACAGAAACCCCGGAAACAAGGACGCTGAGGCGAACTTTAAGAAGGCTGCGGAGGCGTATGAGATACTGGGCGACACGGATAAGAGGGCGCGCTACGACAGATATGGACGCGCAGGCATAAAAGGTGCTGAGGCACACTTCACGTCGTTTGATGAGATATTCGAACATTTTAGCGACGTCTTTGGCGGTGGTAATATATTTGAGGATTTCTTCGGTGCGCGAGCCCAGAGTCGCACCGCTCCGCGTCGCGGCGCGAGTCTGAGGGTTGACGTAGAAATAGACCTGCGTGAGGCGGCAACGGGTGTGGAGAAAACCATCGCCCTGAACAGGCGTGAGCCCTGTGATACCTGTAAGGGTACGGGTCTTAAACCCGGAACGTCTCTCAGGGTCTGTTCCCAGTGTGGCGGCAAGGGGGAGGTCCAGCAGTCACAGGGATTCTTTGTCCTGCGCACCGCGTGCAGCAAGTGTGGCGGGCAGGGAAAGATAATCGAGCACCCGTGTCCGATATGCCATGGCAACGCGCGCGTCGCGAAGAGACATCACATAAAGGTACAGGTGCCTCCCGGTATAGAGAGCGGAGTCAGGCTGCGCGTTGCGGGCCAGGGAGAACCCGGTGAAAACGGCGCGCCGAGTGGAGACCTTTATTGTGACATACACATTAAGCCCCATCCAATCTTCGAGAGACAGGGCAGCGACATCGTCTGTGAACTGCCCGTGAGTTTCACGCAGGCCGCTCTTGGATGTGAAGTTGACGTACCTACGCTGAAGGGAACCGTTATCAAGGTGAAAATACCCGTGGGTACTCAATACGGAGACGTTATCCCGGTGAGGGGAGAGGGTCTTCCTTCCATGCGCGGGTGGGGTAAGGGCCAGCTCCTGGTGCGCGTGGTGGTCGAGACACCGGTTAAGCTTACGGAGAGACAGGAGGAACTTCTCAGGGAGTTTGCGAGTATGGAGAACAAGAGCCTTAGTCCGAAGCAAAAGAGCTTTTTGCGAAAGGTGAAGGAGTACTTCAGGTAA
- the groL gene encoding chaperonin GroEL (60 kDa chaperone family; promotes refolding of misfolded polypeptides especially under stressful conditions; forms two stacked rings of heptamers to form a barrel-shaped 14mer; ends can be capped by GroES; misfolded proteins enter the barrel where they are refolded when GroES binds): MAAKQLLYDVDARKKLLKGIEQLADVVAVTMGPTGRNVVLEKSFGAPTVTKDGVTVAKEVELRDPFENMGAKLVNEVASKTSDAAGDGTTTATVLAAAIYREGVKCITAGANPTSVKRGIDKAVEIVTEELKNLSKPVKGRSEIAQTGTISANNDPSIGNLLADAMEKVGKDGVITVEEAKGIETQLEVVEGMQFDRGYISPYFVTDAQKMLAEFEDPYILIHEKKISAMKDLIPVLEKVSSSGRPLLIIAEDVEGEALAALVVNRLRGVISCCAVKAPGFGDRRKAMLEDIAILTRGRAITEDLGEKLEEMDISAMGQAKKVTVDKDKITIISGAGKKADIQSRITQIRNQIDASTSDYDKEKLQERLAKLAGGVAVVKVGAATEAEMNEKKARVEDALHATRAAVEEGIIPGGGVAYIRAIPALEESRKKFKGDEKMGLEIVTRALEAPMRQIAENTGENGAVVVETVKGMKTSMGFNANTLAYVNMLEEGIIDPTKVVRVALQNAASIAGLMLTTETMVTELKEDDEEGAMPVEGAVK; the protein is encoded by the coding sequence GTGGCAGCTAAACAGCTACTTTACGACGTGGACGCCAGGAAGAAATTGCTTAAAGGTATAGAACAACTGGCCGACGTCGTTGCGGTGACCATGGGGCCCACCGGCCGTAACGTTGTGTTGGAAAAAAGTTTTGGCGCACCGACTGTCACGAAAGACGGTGTAACGGTAGCCAAAGAGGTGGAGCTGAGAGACCCGTTTGAGAACATGGGGGCAAAGCTGGTCAACGAGGTAGCCTCCAAGACCAGCGACGCGGCCGGAGACGGCACCACTACGGCAACGGTACTGGCAGCGGCCATCTACAGGGAAGGCGTAAAGTGTATTACCGCAGGCGCCAACCCCACCTCCGTCAAGCGGGGGATTGACAAGGCGGTAGAGATTGTTACGGAGGAGCTGAAGAATCTCTCCAAGCCCGTAAAGGGCCGCTCTGAGATAGCCCAGACAGGAACCATATCCGCCAACAACGACCCCTCCATCGGCAACCTTTTGGCCGACGCCATGGAAAAGGTCGGCAAAGACGGGGTTATTACCGTGGAAGAAGCCAAGGGCATAGAGACCCAGCTTGAGGTGGTAGAAGGGATGCAGTTTGACCGTGGTTACATCTCCCCTTACTTCGTAACTGACGCACAGAAGATGTTGGCGGAATTTGAGGACCCGTACATACTCATACACGAGAAAAAGATCTCCGCCATGAAGGACCTGATTCCCGTGCTGGAAAAGGTCTCAAGCAGTGGGAGGCCGCTCTTGATAATTGCCGAGGATGTGGAGGGAGAGGCGCTTGCCGCACTGGTGGTGAACCGTTTGAGGGGTGTCATCTCCTGCTGCGCGGTGAAGGCGCCCGGTTTCGGCGACAGGCGAAAAGCCATGCTGGAGGACATAGCTATACTGACCAGGGGCAGGGCCATTACCGAAGACCTGGGTGAGAAGCTTGAGGAGATGGACATTTCGGCCATGGGCCAGGCAAAAAAGGTAACTGTGGACAAGGACAAGATCACAATCATTAGTGGCGCCGGTAAAAAAGCCGATATACAGTCAAGGATTACACAGATAAGAAACCAGATAGATGCCTCTACGTCCGATTATGATAAAGAGAAGCTGCAGGAGAGGCTGGCCAAGCTGGCCGGCGGAGTGGCGGTGGTAAAGGTGGGTGCCGCGACGGAGGCTGAGATGAACGAGAAAAAGGCCCGTGTGGAGGACGCGCTTCATGCCACCAGGGCCGCCGTTGAAGAGGGTATCATACCCGGCGGTGGCGTCGCCTATATCAGGGCCATTCCGGCACTTGAGGAGTCCAGAAAGAAATTCAAGGGCGATGAAAAGATGGGGCTTGAAATAGTCACTAGGGCCCTGGAAGCCCCCATGCGCCAGATTGCCGAAAACACCGGTGAAAACGGTGCGGTGGTGGTAGAGACCGTAAAAGGTATGAAGACCAGCATGGGTTTCAATGCAAACACCCTCGCGTATGTCAATATGCTTGAGGAGGGTATTATAGACCCCACGAAAGTAGTGCGCGTAGCGCTTCAAAACGCCGCCTCAATCGCGGGTCTTATGCTCACCACGGAGACGATGGTGACGGAACTCAAGGAAGATGATGAGGAGGGCGCCATGCCGGTAGAGGGCGCAGTGAAATAG
- the groES gene encoding co-chaperone GroES, with the protein MSIKPLDDRVVIERLEAKEKTTGGIVLPESAKERPSRGKVIAAGKGRLGDDGKRVPLSIKKGDNVFFSNYAGTEVTVDGKEYLIMKESDILARIG; encoded by the coding sequence ATGTCCATTAAGCCCTTAGATGATCGTGTTGTTATAGAGAGGTTAGAGGCGAAGGAAAAAACCACCGGTGGTATAGTCCTGCCTGAGAGCGCAAAGGAGAGGCCGTCCAGGGGGAAGGTTATTGCGGCAGGTAAAGGCAGGCTTGGAGATGACGGCAAGAGGGTTCCCCTTAGCATAAAGAAGGGTGACAACGTGTTCTTCAGCAACTATGCGGGCACAGAGGTAACAGTTGACGGAAAAGAATATCTCATAATGAAAGAGTCAGACATCCTGGCCAGGATAGGATAA
- the groL gene encoding chaperonin GroEL (60 kDa chaperone family; promotes refolding of misfolded polypeptides especially under stressful conditions; forms two stacked rings of heptamers to form a barrel-shaped 14mer; ends can be capped by GroES; misfolded proteins enter the barrel where they are refolded when GroES binds) — MAAKQLAFRENAREALLRGVVKLSRAVKSTLGPRGRNAILDKGYGSPTVTKDGVSVAEEIELSDPYENMGARLVREVASKTSDVAGDGTTTATVLAEAIFREGLKNVAAGAAPLLLNRGMKKAVDKVVEHLRDTSKQIKEQAEIANIGAIAANNDPEIGKMIASAMDKVGKDGVITVEEGKRPVTEVEVVEGMQFDRGYLSPHFVTDPDNMRVELEDPYILVYEDKISGIKGLVPILEKIARSGKPILIIAEDVEGEALATMVVNKVRGTLSCCAVKAPGYGDRRKAMLEDVAILTDGKPIFKDLGIQLESVELKQMGHAKKVTIDSEHTTIVRGAGPHKAIVGRINQIRSEIEATTSDYDKEKLQERLAKLAGGVAQINVGAATETEIKQKKAMIEDALHATRAAIEEGVVPGGGVALLRAAQILEDGLGLKGDEAVGCDIIRRALSVPAAQISENAGREGAVVVKKILESRDRAYGFDATGQEFSNLIEAGIIDPTKVTRCALQNASSIAGTLLMVDCVVSDIPKKEKEGRPAAHAHGM, encoded by the coding sequence ATGGCGGCTAAACAGCTTGCCTTTAGAGAAAACGCAAGGGAAGCACTTTTAAGGGGTGTTGTAAAGCTTTCGCGCGCGGTGAAGTCCACCCTGGGACCCAGGGGTAGGAATGCCATATTGGATAAGGGATACGGCAGCCCGACGGTTACAAAAGACGGTGTCTCTGTGGCTGAAGAGATAGAGCTAAGTGACCCGTACGAAAACATGGGGGCCAGGCTTGTCAGAGAGGTCGCGTCAAAGACCAGTGACGTGGCCGGGGACGGGACAACGACTGCAACCGTGCTGGCGGAGGCCATTTTCAGGGAGGGGTTGAAGAACGTGGCCGCCGGTGCAGCACCATTACTGTTAAACCGCGGTATGAAGAAGGCCGTGGACAAGGTGGTTGAACACCTGAGAGATACGAGCAAGCAGATAAAAGAGCAGGCCGAGATAGCCAACATAGGCGCTATTGCGGCTAACAATGACCCCGAGATAGGCAAGATGATAGCCAGTGCCATGGATAAGGTGGGCAAGGACGGTGTCATTACTGTCGAAGAGGGAAAGCGCCCGGTAACAGAGGTGGAGGTCGTTGAGGGCATGCAGTTTGACCGCGGGTACCTCTCTCCCCACTTTGTAACCGACCCGGACAACATGCGCGTAGAGCTTGAAGACCCTTACATACTTGTATACGAAGACAAGATTTCCGGGATAAAGGGGTTGGTGCCGATCCTGGAAAAGATAGCCCGGAGCGGGAAACCTATCTTGATAATAGCGGAAGATGTGGAAGGTGAGGCGTTGGCCACCATGGTAGTTAACAAGGTCCGTGGGACGCTTTCCTGCTGCGCGGTCAAGGCCCCCGGATATGGAGACCGCAGAAAGGCGATGCTTGAAGACGTTGCGATTCTGACGGACGGAAAACCCATTTTTAAAGACCTGGGAATACAGCTGGAGTCCGTGGAGTTGAAGCAGATGGGCCATGCCAAGAAAGTTACCATCGATTCAGAGCATACCACGATTGTCAGGGGTGCCGGTCCTCACAAGGCCATTGTCGGGCGGATAAACCAGATACGCTCGGAGATAGAAGCCACCACCAGCGATTATGATAAAGAAAAGCTTCAGGAACGGCTGGCAAAGCTGGCCGGCGGGGTTGCGCAGATAAACGTCGGCGCCGCCACCGAGACAGAGATTAAACAGAAGAAGGCGATGATAGAGGACGCACTCCATGCCACCAGGGCGGCCATAGAAGAGGGCGTGGTGCCCGGCGGCGGCGTAGCGCTTTTAAGGGCCGCACAGATCCTGGAAGACGGGCTCGGTCTCAAGGGAGACGAGGCCGTCGGGTGTGACATCATAAGACGCGCGCTTTCGGTGCCCGCCGCACAGATATCCGAGAATGCCGGACGGGAAGGTGCTGTTGTGGTCAAAAAGATACTGGAATCCAGGGACCGCGCGTATGGTTTTGATGCCACAGGTCAAGAATTCTCTAATTTGATAGAGGCCGGTATTATAGATCCTACCAAGGTGACACGCTGCGCGCTTCAGAACGCTTCCAGCATCGCGGGGACCCTTCTGATGGTAGACTGCGTGGTCAGTGATATCCCCAAGAAAGAGAAAGAGGGAAGGCCGGCGGCCCATGCCCATGGTATGTAA